The following proteins are encoded in a genomic region of Clostridium kluyveri:
- a CDS encoding Hsp20/alpha crystallin family protein, whose product MIQMNTNTLNEQRVNTQQLRFTPISSNHLNSCTACNYGLPMQSYNNPQAMGTQMMSCGISPYQMITQPYTLSYQGTQMRSGNFNNMVHHHPITRSIMVQPTVDISETSSDIMISAYVSNAPLNDLNLNVSNDSLTISGTLSNGINHFVLNRTVPLSTSVRAEALEATLQSGVLEIRLPKSEKLARTVHTCQNTGNMITNN is encoded by the coding sequence ATGATACAAATGAACACTAATACTTTAAATGAACAGAGAGTCAATACACAACAGCTAAGATTTACCCCAATATCATCAAACCACTTAAATTCATGTACTGCTTGTAACTACGGACTTCCTATGCAATCTTATAATAACCCTCAAGCCATGGGAACTCAGATGATGAGTTGTGGAATTAGTCCTTATCAGATGATCACACAACCATATACCTTATCATACCAGGGTACCCAGATGAGAAGTGGAAATTTTAACAACATGGTTCACCATCATCCAATCACAAGAAGCATTATGGTTCAGCCTACGGTAGATATTTCAGAAACATCTAGTGACATTATGATATCTGCATATGTATCAAATGCACCATTAAATGATTTAAATCTCAATGTTAGTAATGATTCATTAACCATTTCAGGCACACTGTCAAATGGAATCAACCATTTTGTACTAAATAGGACAGTTCCTCTTTCCACCAGTGTAAGAGCAGAAGCTCTAGAGGCTACTCTGCAAAGCGGAGTTCTTGAAATCAGATTGCCAAAATCAGAAAAACTCGCTAGAACAGTTCATACTTGTCAAAACACCGGCAATATGATAACAAATAATTAA
- a CDS encoding GNAT family N-acetyltransferase, translated as MNITIRKVNINDLDPVAKVEAECFPQAEAAAKSSLKERIKTFPESFFVAEIHNEIIGFINGCVINGTVIYDKLYKDSALHVPEGDYQTIFGLDVVPNYRHKGIATQLMNYMIKSSKLSGRKGIILTCKDNLIEYYEKFGYKNKGISKSVHGGAKWYDMILEFNEE; from the coding sequence ATGAATATTACAATTAGAAAAGTAAATATAAATGATTTAGACCCAGTAGCAAAAGTGGAGGCAGAGTGTTTTCCACAAGCAGAAGCGGCTGCGAAATCATCTTTAAAAGAGCGTATTAAAACATTCCCAGAGAGCTTTTTTGTAGCAGAAATCCATAATGAAATAATTGGATTTATAAATGGATGTGTGATAAATGGTACTGTTATCTATGATAAACTCTATAAGGATTCTGCATTACATGTGCCAGAAGGAGACTATCAGACTATTTTTGGACTCGATGTAGTGCCAAATTATCGTCATAAGGGAATTGCTACACAGTTGATGAATTATATGATAAAATCATCAAAATTGTCAGGACGTAAAGGAATTATATTAACCTGTAAAGATAATCTTATTGAATATTATGAAAAATTTGGATATAAAAATAAAGGGATATCAAAATCAGTACATGGAGGAGCTAAATGGTATGATATGATTTTAGAATTTAATGAGGAGTAA